The DNA sequence CCTGACCGATTGCAGGAGGTTCGCAAAATGCTGCCAGACGAGGCGAGCCAGCCGCAGGGAAGCTGGCACTGGACCGCCAGCAACCGGCACCTGGTGATCGACACACCGCGGGGCAGCGCCCTGTCGGACCTGAACGGCGACTGGTCGATTGCCGCGCTGGAGCAGATGTTCGAGGGGCTCAGCCGAGGGCGGCTGGACAAGGCGTTCGACACCGCCGACGGGCCCGTGCGGTGCAATCTCACCCTGTCGAGCGGGCAGGACATTCATCTGGTTGGAGCCTTTGTCGGGGAAGACGAAGCACATGGCATGGTGCTGGCCGGCAGCGATTTTGCCGATATCGATCCATCGGACCTGCAGCCCGGTCCGGATCTCTATCCCGTCTTCCAGCCCATCGTTTCGCTGGGCAATGGCCATGTGGCGGGATTTGAGGCGTTGGCCCGTTGGGATGATGGCGCCCATCGCAATCCGCCCAGCCGCTATGAGGACGAGGCGCTGGCCTCGAACATGCTGATCCGGTCGGCGGAGACCCTGTCGAAGCTGCGCGAAGCGTCCGGCCGGGCGGACCTGTTCATGCATGTGAATTTGACGGCGCGGGATCTGGCGCGCAGCACGCTGCCGGCGCTGGTGGAGGCGCTGATGCAGGGCTATGACCTGCCGGAGAAGGCGCTGCGCATCGAATTGACCGAGCAGGCCGCCCTCCGGGACGAGACCGACGCGCTGGCCGCCGTGATGGCGTTGAAGGCCGTGGGGGCGGGCCTGGTGCTGGATGATTTCGGCACGGGGCATTCCTCCTTTGCCTGGCTGGCCGATTTCCCGGCGGACAGTCTGAAGATCGATCACGGCCTGACCCGGCGGCTGGGCCAGCAGCGCACCGACACCATTCTGGGCACCCTGACCCTGCTGGCAGCGCGCCTCGGCATGACCACGACGGCCGAAGGAGTCGAGCACAAGGATGATGCGGCCCGCCTGCGCAGCCTGGGATTCGACTATGCGCAGGGCTTTGCGTTCGCCCGCCCGATGGAAGAGGCCAATGCGATTGCCTTCCTGACGTCCTGATCAGGCTGTGCCGGGGTGAATCTGCAGGCGTCCGCTGTCGATGCCGAGCTGGTGCAGCGCGGCGTCCCATTTGTCATCATGGTCTGCGCCGAAGACGAGGTCCGGGCTGGGATCGGCGACCAGCCAGGCATTTTCCGCCAGTTCATATTCGATCTGGCCGGCGCCCCAGCCGGAATAGCCCAGCGCGAGCACCGACCGGGCCGGCCGATGGGCAGAGGCGATCGCGGTCAGGATGTCCCGTGTGGCCGTCATGCAGAATGTGCCATCAATCTCGAGCGTCGCGCCCTCGCTGATGACATCATCCGTGTGCAGTACGAAGCCCCGGTCGCTGCTGACCGGTCCGCCATCCAGCACGAGGTCTTCGGGAATGTCGATCTCGACCGGCACGTCCAGCTGATCGAGCAATTGGGGCAGGGTCAGGCCCTGCATGGGCTTGTTGAGGACGATGCCCATCGCGAATTCGGGGGAATGCGCGCAGACCAGGATGACAGACCGGGTAAATCTGGGATCGCCTATGCCGGGCAAGGCGATCAGCAATTTGCCTGTCAGGTCGACATCCATGAGGGCTACCTTTCCAGACCGATGCTGGGCGAAATCCCGGGGCTTGGCAAGGGCGTGCCCGCTTGTCGCCGGGCCGCTGGCGGTCTAATTGGGCAGGACAGCATCAAGGAGACCAGCTGATGAGCATCAAAGTCGGAGACAAGCTTCCGGACGCCACCTTCATGGAAATGACCGCCGACGGCCCCCAGCCGCGCACGACGGACCAGGTGTTCGGCGGCAAGACGATCGCGCTGTTTGCCGTGCCCGGCGCCTATACGCCGACCTGTTCGGCCCGCCACCTGCCGGGCTTTGTCGACAAGGCCGGCGACCTGAAGTCGAAGGGGGTGGACGAGATTGTCTGCACGTCCGTGAATGACGTCTTCGTCATGGGCGCCTGGGGCAAGGATGCCGGCGCGGGCGAGACCGTGCGCATGCTGGCAGACGGCAATGGCGCTTTCGCCAAGGCGATCGGCCTGGAAATGGATGCCAGCGGATTCGGCATGGGCCAGCGCTCGCAGCGCTATTCCATGATCGTCAAGGACGGTACGGTTTCCGAACTCAACGTGGAAGATGGCGGAGAATTCAAGGTGTCCAGCGCCGACTACATGCTGAATCAACTTTAATCCTGAGAAGGTTTCTTAAGCAAGTTGTGCGATCTACGGCGCGTCTGGTGGGGCTGGGCGCGCCGTTTTTCATTAAATTCTTATTGAAAAACGGAAAACCTCTCCCACATTAATTCTGGGTAACAGAAGGAGAGGAATATATGGATCCGAGTTTTGCCGCTTTCATACTGATCGCCGTGGTCGGCCTGATCGGGCTGATGTCTGCGTTCAAGTTCGTCCCACAGGGCTACAATTTCACGGTTGAGCGGTTTGGCCGTTACACGCGGACCCTGAATCCCGGCATGTCCATCATCACGCCATTTGTCGACCGGGTCGGCCGGAAGATGAACATGATGGAAACCGTGCTGGACGTGCCGCAGCAGGAAGTCATCACCAAGGACAACGCCATGGTGTCGTGTGACGCCGTGGTCTTCATCCAGGTGGTGGACGCCGTGGCGGCGGCCTATGAGGTCAACAATCTCCATCACGCCATTACCAATCTCGCCCTGACGAATATCCGGACCGTGGTCGGTTCCATGGATCTGGACGAG is a window from the Hyphomonas sp. genome containing:
- a CDS encoding EAL domain-containing protein codes for the protein MLPDEASQPQGSWHWTASNRHLVIDTPRGSALSDLNGDWSIAALEQMFEGLSRGRLDKAFDTADGPVRCNLTLSSGQDIHLVGAFVGEDEAHGMVLAGSDFADIDPSDLQPGPDLYPVFQPIVSLGNGHVAGFEALARWDDGAHRNPPSRYEDEALASNMLIRSAETLSKLREASGRADLFMHVNLTARDLARSTLPALVEALMQGYDLPEKALRIELTEQAALRDETDALAAVMALKAVGAGLVLDDFGTGHSSFAWLADFPADSLKIDHGLTRRLGQQRTDTILGTLTLLAARLGMTTTAEGVEHKDDAARLRSLGFDYAQGFAFARPMEEANAIAFLTS
- a CDS encoding YqgE/AlgH family protein produces the protein MDVDLTGKLLIALPGIGDPRFTRSVILVCAHSPEFAMGIVLNKPMQGLTLPQLLDQLDVPVEIDIPEDLVLDGGPVSSDRGFVLHTDDVISEGATLEIDGTFCMTATRDILTAIASAHRPARSVLALGYSGWGAGQIEYELAENAWLVADPSPDLVFGADHDDKWDAALHQLGIDSGRLQIHPGTA
- a CDS encoding peroxiredoxin; this translates as MSIKVGDKLPDATFMEMTADGPQPRTTDQVFGGKTIALFAVPGAYTPTCSARHLPGFVDKAGDLKSKGVDEIVCTSVNDVFVMGAWGKDAGAGETVRMLADGNGAFAKAIGLEMDASGFGMGQRSQRYSMIVKDGTVSELNVEDGGEFKVSSADYMLNQL